A single window of Chitinophaga sp. XS-30 DNA harbors:
- a CDS encoding D-alanyl-D-alanine carboxypeptidase/D-alanyl-D-alanine-endopeptidase: MRSFLFSIIAFLITTAALAQPKNIRKWADEELLRKKDIRNAHTGICIMDAATGKYWLQYQDDKFFTPASNTKIFTLFTGLELLGDSLPAMRYAEDDTAIYIQGTGDPSFLHPDFSYQPVMEKLTQTDKRIWLAPALIRNKRFGPGWAWSDYADYYQPELNAWPMYGNVARINITGSAYTVSPAYFARDLQLVREKAPEEVLADRDERSNRFILHYRTDDRASHDFEVPFITGGNEQLVQRLQDTLRREVGLLNTPIRGPLLKSIPVDTLFQPMMHRSDNFFAEQILMMCSAMLGDSIDSRKTIRYMLDSTLKDLPHPPRWADGSGLSRYNLITPRDFVYVLNKMYKKYPKERLLPLFPSGGKGTLRTYYQQLPGRLYAKTGTLSGCVALSGYIVTRSGKTLVFSVLVNNHDTTSTVVRRAVERFLLKVANG, translated from the coding sequence ATGAGATCATTTCTGTTCAGCATCATCGCTTTCCTGATCACAACGGCGGCCCTGGCCCAGCCGAAGAACATCCGCAAATGGGCCGATGAAGAGCTCCTTCGTAAAAAAGATATCCGGAATGCCCATACCGGTATCTGTATCATGGATGCCGCCACAGGAAAATACTGGCTGCAGTACCAGGATGACAAATTTTTCACGCCGGCCTCGAATACCAAGATCTTTACCCTTTTTACCGGGCTTGAGCTGCTGGGGGATTCCCTGCCGGCCATGCGTTATGCGGAAGATGATACGGCCATCTACATACAGGGGACCGGAGACCCTTCCTTCCTGCATCCCGATTTCAGCTACCAGCCGGTCATGGAAAAGTTAACGCAAACGGATAAACGTATCTGGCTGGCTCCGGCACTTATCCGGAACAAACGTTTCGGTCCCGGTTGGGCCTGGAGTGATTATGCGGACTACTACCAGCCGGAGTTGAATGCATGGCCGATGTACGGGAACGTGGCCAGGATCAATATCACCGGCAGCGCTTATACGGTTTCGCCCGCTTATTTCGCCAGGGACCTGCAGCTGGTCCGGGAAAAAGCGCCGGAAGAGGTATTGGCAGACCGGGATGAGCGCAGCAACCGCTTCATCCTGCACTATCGTACGGATGACAGAGCGAGCCATGATTTTGAAGTGCCTTTCATCACCGGGGGCAATGAACAGCTGGTACAGCGCCTGCAGGACACACTACGCAGGGAAGTGGGTTTGCTGAACACCCCCATCCGCGGGCCCCTGCTCAAAAGCATACCGGTGGATACCCTGTTCCAGCCGATGATGCACCGCAGCGATAATTTTTTCGCGGAACAGATACTGATGATGTGCTCCGCCATGCTGGGAGACAGCATCGATTCCAGGAAAACGATCCGGTATATGCTGGACAGCACATTGAAAGACCTCCCGCATCCGCCGCGCTGGGCGGACGGTTCGGGGCTTTCCCGTTATAACCTCATTACGCCGCGGGATTTCGTGTATGTGCTGAACAAAATGTATAAAAAATACCCGAAGGAGAGGCTGTTGCCGCTCTTCCCGAGCGGCGGCAAAGGCACGCTGCGCACCTATTATCAGCAGTTGCCGGGCCGGCTGTATGCGAAAACCGGCACCCTCAGCGGCTGCGTGGCCCTCAGCGGGTACATTGTCACCAGGTCGGGGAAAACACTGGTGTTCAGCGTACTGGTCAATAATCATGATACAACGTCAACGGTTGTACGAAGAGCGGTGGAGCGCTTTCTGCTGAAAGTAGCGAACGGGTAG
- a CDS encoding S46 family peptidase — MKKNLFLLLLLLSVKLVRADEGMWLPYLLGQQVYADMVKKGLKLSKEQLYSINKSSMKDAIIIFGGGCTGEIVSNQGLIFTNHHCGYGAIANASTMEKNYLRDGFYAKNKQEEIPSKGLSVQFLVRVEDVTAKVDSALAGAPDAERTQRLQAVTSGIITAATEGTGYEARVNPMFKGNQYLLFVYERYTDIRLVGTPPESVGKFGGDTDNWEWPRHTGDFSVFRVYTGKDGKPAPYAADNVPMKPKYFLPVSIKGVKENDYAMIFGYPGGTNRYETSYGVKLKIDVENPSTVNLRDIRLKYMFEEMKKDPAVKLQLASSYAGIANYWKFFDGESKQLIKYHVYEDKQKQEAAFRQWAKGKPEFEHIFPDYEKIYKAWEPYAKVRVYLNEGIFGSALAAYASNLAAVENAILRKGDVKAAVAAADAARANFLKDENKPSDQKIMAAMAQRYYMDIPKDQHPIGFYEGLKSYGSLDDAKTYQTWAASVFANTMIFNDAKWKAFTANPDAVVLQEDPAYAYASAFVKNYVGKYLPLHQQFTAQNNELGRLYLKGVMQQQPNASRYPDANFTMRLSYGQVKPYSPRDAVAYDYVTTASGVMEKYVPGDYEFDLPPGFADLVAKKDFGQYIDAKRKDLVVGFITTNDITGGNSGSPVINGNGELIGLAFDGNYEALSHKIQFDKNYNRTICVDVRYVLWCIDKLGGAKHIINELKLVK, encoded by the coding sequence ATGAAGAAAAATCTATTCCTCCTGCTGCTCCTGCTTTCCGTAAAGCTGGTAAGGGCTGATGAAGGCATGTGGCTGCCTTACCTGTTAGGACAGCAAGTATATGCCGACATGGTGAAGAAAGGGCTGAAGCTTTCAAAGGAACAGCTGTACAGCATCAACAAATCTTCCATGAAAGATGCCATCATCATTTTCGGCGGTGGCTGTACCGGTGAGATCGTCAGCAACCAGGGCCTCATCTTTACCAATCATCACTGCGGCTACGGCGCTATTGCGAATGCGAGCACCATGGAGAAGAATTATCTCCGCGACGGTTTTTATGCAAAGAACAAACAGGAGGAGATCCCATCCAAAGGACTTTCCGTACAATTCCTGGTAAGGGTGGAAGACGTAACAGCGAAAGTGGACTCGGCGCTTGCCGGCGCTCCTGATGCAGAACGCACACAACGGCTGCAGGCTGTTACATCCGGCATCATCACCGCGGCCACGGAAGGCACGGGCTACGAGGCCCGCGTGAACCCGATGTTCAAAGGGAATCAGTATCTGCTTTTTGTATATGAACGATATACCGATATCCGCCTCGTTGGCACACCGCCGGAAAGCGTGGGCAAATTCGGCGGCGATACGGACAACTGGGAATGGCCGCGCCATACCGGAGACTTTTCCGTGTTCCGCGTGTATACCGGCAAGGATGGCAAACCCGCACCATATGCAGCGGACAATGTTCCGATGAAACCGAAGTATTTCCTGCCGGTGTCTATCAAGGGCGTGAAAGAGAATGACTATGCCATGATCTTCGGATATCCCGGCGGTACCAACCGTTACGAAACATCATATGGCGTAAAACTGAAGATCGATGTGGAGAATCCCTCCACCGTCAATCTCCGCGACATCCGCCTCAAATACATGTTCGAGGAAATGAAAAAAGATCCGGCCGTAAAACTGCAGCTTGCCTCCTCCTACGCCGGTATCGCCAACTACTGGAAGTTCTTCGATGGTGAAAGCAAACAGCTCATCAAATATCATGTGTACGAGGATAAACAAAAGCAGGAAGCCGCTTTCCGTCAGTGGGCAAAAGGCAAACCTGAATTTGAGCACATTTTCCCGGATTATGAGAAGATCTACAAAGCCTGGGAGCCTTATGCCAAAGTGCGCGTGTACCTGAATGAAGGCATTTTCGGCTCCGCGCTTGCCGCCTACGCTTCCAACCTGGCTGCAGTAGAAAACGCCATCCTCAGAAAAGGTGATGTAAAAGCTGCCGTAGCCGCAGCTGACGCCGCCCGCGCCAACTTTCTGAAAGATGAGAACAAGCCCAGTGACCAGAAGATAATGGCGGCCATGGCCCAGCGTTATTATATGGACATCCCGAAAGACCAGCATCCCATCGGGTTCTATGAAGGGCTCAAATCCTACGGCAGCCTCGATGATGCCAAAACCTACCAGACCTGGGCCGCATCCGTGTTCGCCAATACCATGATCTTCAACGATGCAAAATGGAAGGCCTTCACGGCCAACCCTGATGCCGTAGTGCTGCAGGAAGACCCTGCCTACGCCTATGCTTCCGCCTTTGTGAAGAACTATGTAGGCAAATACCTCCCGCTGCACCAGCAGTTCACTGCGCAAAATAATGAACTGGGCCGTCTGTACCTGAAGGGTGTGATGCAACAGCAGCCCAATGCATCCCGCTACCCGGACGCAAACTTCACCATGCGCCTTTCCTATGGCCAGGTGAAACCCTACTCCCCGCGTGATGCCGTGGCGTATGACTACGTTACCACCGCATCCGGTGTAATGGAAAAATACGTGCCGGGCGACTATGAGTTCGATCTGCCTCCGGGGTTTGCGGACCTCGTAGCAAAGAAAGATTTCGGGCAATATATCGATGCGAAACGTAAAGACCTGGTAGTAGGGTTTATTACCACCAACGATATTACCGGCGGCAACTCCGGCTCTCCCGTGATCAACGGGAACGGAGAACTGATCGGGCTGGCATTCGACGGCAACTATGAAGCGTTAAGCCACAAGATACAGTTCGATAAGAACTACAACCGCACCATCTGCGTTGATGTGCGTTATGTGCTGTGGTGTATTGATAAACTTGGCGGCGCCAAACATATTATTAATGAACTGAAGCTGGTGAAGTAA